The following are encoded together in the Jaculus jaculus isolate mJacJac1 chromosome 3, mJacJac1.mat.Y.cur, whole genome shotgun sequence genome:
- the LOC101611061 gene encoding olfactory receptor 52D1-like — translation MTLWASVPNVTAAFHPSAFILLGIPGMQDQHFWIAIPFCSMYILALVGNGTILYVIVADRALHEPMYLFLCLLSITDLVLCSTTLPKMLTIFWLGSHIISYQGCLTQMFFVHAVFATESAILLAMAFDRYVAICRPLHYTSILNATVIGKIGLACVLRGLLFVFPFVILIERLPFCGRRVIPHTYCEHMGIAKLACASIKPNTIYGLTVALSVTGMDVVLIGTSYTLILRAVLRLPSRDAQLRAFSTCGAHVCVILVFYIPAFFSFFTHRFGRHVPPQVHIVLANLYLLVPPVLNPLVYGINTKQIRLRILDTFVKRRHL, via the coding sequence ATGACGCTGTGGGCATCCGTCCCCAATGTGACTGCTGCCTTCCACCCTTCCGCATTTATCTTACTTGGAATCCCTGGAATGCAAGACCAGCACTTTTGGATCGCCATCCCCTTCTGTTCCATGTACATCCTCGCTCTGGTGGGCAACGGCACCATCCTCTACGTCATCGTGGCAGACAGAGCCCTTCACGAGCCCATGTACCTCTTCCTGTGTCTGCTTTCCATCACTGACCTGGTGCTCTGCTCAACGACGCTGCCTAAAATGCTCACCATCTTCTGGCTCGGCTCCCACATCATTTCCTACCAGGGCTGCCTGACCCAGATGTTCTTCGTTCATGCAGTCTTTGCCACCGAGTCTGCCATCCTGCTGGCCATGGCCTTTGACCGCTACGTGGCCATCTGCCGGCCGCTTCATTACACCTCCATCCTCAATGCCACGGTGATCGGGAAAATTGGTCTGGCCTGCGTGCTCCGGGGCCTGCTCTTCGTCTTCCCCTTCGTCATCCTCATTGAGCGCTTGCCCTTCTGTGGACGTCGAGTCATCCCGCACACCTACTGTGAGCATATGGGCATAGCCAAACTGGCCTGTGCCAGCATTAAACCCAATACCATTTACGGTCTTACTGTGGCACTGTCAGTCACCGGCATGGACGTGGTGCTCATTGGCACCTCCTACACCCTGATCCTGCGGGCAGTGCTGAGATTACCCTCCAGGGACGCCCAGCTCCGCGCCTTCAGCACGTGCGGAGCTCACGTCTGCGTCATCCTCGTCTTCTATATCCcagccttcttttcctttttcaccCATCGCTTTGGCCGCCACGTACCTCCTCAAGTGCACATTGTTCTTGCAAATCTCTATCTCCTGGTACCCCCTGTCCTCAACCCCCTGGTCTACGGCATTAACACCAAACAGATACGCCTGAGAATACTTGACACTTTTGTGAAAAGGAGGCATCTGTAA
- the LOC101610767 gene encoding putative olfactory receptor 52P1, with amino-acid sequence MIFNHSGIMTFTLMGIPGLESQHVWLSIPFSSMFLAILIGNGTILFLVIMEPTLHTPMYLLLALLMVADLISTIAIVPKLLGLFWFNNGDMDARLCLTQMFFIHGASVVRSALLVAMAFDRFVAVCEPLRYNAIFSHSLVAHLGLMALAKGVILVLPMPLLLQRLTFCRTTIPHTYCDHMAVVKMACSNTRANSIYGLFVILLVIGLDLLLIGFSYTLILQAVVRLNSRDATCKALDTCSAHLFVILITYAPALFSSIAHRVIAHSTPPHAHILLANLYLLLPSTLNPIIYGIKTKEIRDKVAKRLCRWHLPVIVLQPSE; translated from the coding sequence ATGATCTTCAACCATTCTGGCATCATGACTTTCACTCTGATGGGCATTCCTGGCTTAGAGTCACAGCACGTGTGGCTAtctattcctttctcttccatgttcttggccatccttattggcaATGGTACTATCCTCTTCCTGGTCATCATGGAGCCCACACTTCACACACCAATGTACCTGCTCCTGGCCCTGCTGATGGTCGCTGACCTCATCTCCACTATAGCCATTGTGCCCAAGCTCCTGGGCCTCTTCTGGTTCAATAATGGAGACATGGATGCCCGTCTCTGTCTCACTCAGATGTTTTTCATCCATGGAGCCTCTGTGGTACGATCAGCCCTGCTTGTTGCAATGGCCTTTGACCGCTTTGTGGCTGTGTGTGAGCCGTTACGCTACAATGCGATTTTTAGCCATTCTCTAGTTGCTCACCTGGGACTGATGGCTCTGGCCAAGGGGGTGATTCTTGTCTTACCCATGCCTCTTCTACTTCAAAGGCTGACTTTCTGCCGCACGACCATTCCTCACACATACTGTGACCACATGGCTGTGGTGAAAATGGCCTGTAGCAACACCAGAGCCAATAGTATTTATGGGCTCTTTGTGATCTTGCTTGTGATAGGACTTGATCTactgctcattggcttctcaTACACCCTCATCCTGCAGGCTGTGGTACGCCTCAACTCTCGCGATGCCACTTGCAAAGCTCTGGACACCTGCTCAGCCCACCTCTTCGTCATCCTTATCACTTACGCGCCTGCGCTCTTCTCTTCCATCGCGCACCGCGTCATCGCTCACAGCACCCCGCCCCACGCCCACATTCTCCTGGCTAACCTCTACCTTCTCCTGCCTTCCACGCTCAACCCCATCATCTACGGCATAAAGACGAAGGAGATAAGGGACAAAGTAGCCAAACGCCTATGTAGATGGCACCTACCAGTGATAGTACTTCAACCAAGTGAGTGA